In Opitutaceae bacterium TAV5, one genomic interval encodes:
- a CDS encoding tRNA (guanine-N1)-methyltransferase, giving the protein MPLHIDVLTLFPRMLDGFLAESILGKALQNGLLSVTTRDLRDWTTDRHKTADDRPFGGGAGMVMKPEPVFAAIEQLQTPGCRRIYLTPDGVPFSEKIARELSTQTHLVLLSGHYEGIDQRIRDHLIDQEISIGDYVLTNGTLPAAVLIDALARFIPGVLGEENSLTHESFTGRLLDFPQYTRPAEFRGMSVPEVLLSGDHGKIEKWRHARQIEKTQKVRPDLLDNTTS; this is encoded by the coding sequence ATGCCGCTCCACATCGATGTCCTCACGCTCTTCCCGCGGATGCTCGACGGTTTTCTGGCGGAAAGCATTCTGGGCAAGGCCCTGCAAAACGGGCTCCTCTCCGTCACCACCCGCGATCTCCGCGACTGGACGACCGACAGGCACAAGACCGCCGACGACCGCCCCTTTGGCGGCGGCGCCGGCATGGTCATGAAGCCCGAACCCGTCTTCGCCGCCATCGAACAGCTCCAGACGCCCGGCTGCCGACGCATCTACCTCACGCCCGACGGCGTGCCTTTTTCCGAAAAAATCGCCCGCGAACTCTCCACGCAGACCCACCTCGTCCTGCTCAGCGGCCACTACGAAGGCATCGACCAGCGCATCCGCGACCACCTCATCGACCAGGAGATCAGCATCGGGGATTACGTGTTGACCAACGGCACCTTGCCGGCGGCCGTCCTCATCGACGCCCTGGCCCGCTTTATCCCCGGTGTACTGGGAGAGGAAAATTCGTTGACACACGAATCCTTCACCGGGAGATTGCTCGACTTTCCTCAATACACGCGTCCCGCCGAATTTCGGGGTATGTCCGTGCCGGAAGTGCTCCTTTCGGGTGACCACGGCAAAATCGAAAAATGGCGGCACGCGAGGCAGATTGAGAAAACGCAAAAAGTCCGGCCCGATTTACTCGATAACACAACATCATGA
- a CDS encoding histidine kinase — protein sequence MTEKERFHGIRIDWRGQLRATLVTAATVAASMAYKRLVVGSPSVEDGYLMFWPVPGILLALVILRRGVHLAVGVFAGSLLVQALVIPSAGRALVYALDEAAYAALAGVLVRWFWPVSRPLIPSARFLSIMLVAGGVVPTLVTSLPTCWLVAEARFGTLPFWTGYTQWCLGEIKGTLILTPLLLLLTRRGAFRESLSRPWELTVLVLAEVAVMVWWVVPSMVDSRIVMASVAGWGSTILIGFLVVVRCGVGGIILGNLVLAIVMGQMQVHMAEEGMAVTETMLIGFNAEVCFVAGLALIIAGGFYDYRRAEQALHEVSARMLNAQEDERRHLAASLHDGASQTLASALMRLRNIVAPDPRLAADARLDQVVQDIARGIADLRRTLTGLRPEMLEQSAFADVLGNHCEQVEVRSESEVLFFDEADGLADTLPLGVREHLFRLAQEALANAVQHGRAPHIEVTLARRPGKPDRLRLEITDDGAGFDPTANEKRDRPHLGLRVMRERALLIGARLEIESAPGAGTRLDIELPVSGANPA from the coding sequence ATGACGGAGAAGGAGCGATTCCACGGCATCCGGATCGACTGGCGGGGCCAGCTCCGGGCCACGCTGGTGACGGCGGCGACCGTCGCGGCGAGCATGGCCTACAAGCGCCTGGTCGTCGGGAGCCCTTCGGTGGAGGACGGTTATCTGATGTTCTGGCCGGTGCCCGGCATCCTGCTGGCGTTGGTGATCCTGCGCCGGGGCGTGCATCTGGCGGTCGGGGTCTTCGCGGGCAGCCTCCTGGTCCAGGCACTCGTGATACCCTCGGCGGGGCGGGCGCTGGTCTATGCGCTGGACGAGGCGGCGTATGCCGCCCTGGCCGGCGTGCTGGTGCGGTGGTTCTGGCCCGTCTCCCGGCCGCTGATCCCCAGCGCGCGATTTTTGTCGATCATGCTGGTGGCGGGAGGCGTCGTGCCCACGCTCGTCACCTCCCTGCCCACCTGCTGGCTCGTGGCGGAAGCGCGGTTCGGGACCCTGCCGTTCTGGACCGGCTATACCCAGTGGTGCCTGGGCGAGATCAAGGGCACGCTGATCCTCACGCCCCTGCTGCTGTTGCTGACCCGCCGGGGCGCATTCCGGGAGAGCCTGAGCCGGCCGTGGGAGCTGACGGTGCTGGTCCTGGCAGAGGTTGCAGTGATGGTGTGGTGGGTGGTGCCGTCGATGGTGGACTCGCGCATCGTGATGGCGTCGGTCGCCGGCTGGGGGTCCACGATCCTGATCGGTTTTCTCGTCGTGGTGCGCTGCGGGGTGGGCGGCATCATCCTCGGCAATCTTGTCCTGGCAATCGTCATGGGGCAGATGCAGGTCCATATGGCCGAAGAAGGGATGGCGGTCACGGAGACGATGCTGATCGGATTCAATGCGGAGGTGTGCTTTGTGGCCGGCCTGGCGCTCATCATCGCGGGCGGTTTTTACGACTACCGGCGGGCCGAGCAGGCGCTGCACGAGGTGTCGGCCCGCATGCTCAACGCGCAGGAAGACGAGCGTCGCCACCTCGCCGCCAGCCTGCACGACGGCGCCAGCCAGACACTCGCCAGCGCGTTGATGCGGCTGCGCAACATCGTCGCGCCCGATCCCCGGCTGGCCGCCGACGCAAGGCTGGACCAGGTGGTGCAGGACATCGCCCGGGGCATCGCCGACCTGCGCCGCACGCTCACGGGCCTGCGCCCCGAAATGCTGGAGCAAAGCGCCTTTGCCGACGTGCTCGGCAACCATTGCGAGCAGGTGGAGGTGCGGTCGGAGAGCGAAGTGCTGTTTTTCGACGAGGCCGACGGCCTGGCGGACACCCTCCCGCTCGGCGTGCGCGAGCACCTCTTCCGCCTGGCGCAGGAGGCGCTCGCCAACGCCGTGCAGCACGGCCGGGCTCCGCACATCGAGGTCACGCTGGCCCGCCGCCCCGGCAAGCCGGACCGGCTCCGCCTCGAAATCACGGACGACGGCGCGGGCTTCGACCCGACGGCCAACGAGAAGCGCGACCGGCCCCACCTCGGGCTGCGCGTGATGCGGGAGCGCGCCCTGCTGATCGGAGCCCGGCTGGAGATCGAGTCGGCCCCGGGAGCCGGCACGCGGCTTGATATCGAGCTGCCGGTCTCCGGGGCAAACCCGGCCTGA
- a CDS encoding chemotaxis protein CheY (chemotaxis regulator that, when phosphorylated, interacts with the flagellar motor causing the flagella to spin clockwise which causes the cell to tumble) — MNTSAPLRILHADDSPVMRNLVRQILAGYSAQLDSVEDGREALDRLRVAGSCYALVITDQQMPRMTGLEMAEQARALPFTGEIAVFSTNVTEREREGFASLGVHSILKKNSTAVFSLPDIVKTVMERSAPAYPVPAHTSP, encoded by the coding sequence ATGAACACTTCCGCTCCCCTGCGCATTCTGCACGCAGATGACAGTCCCGTGATGCGCAACCTGGTGAGGCAAATCCTGGCCGGTTATTCCGCGCAGCTCGACTCCGTGGAAGACGGCCGGGAGGCGCTCGACCGGCTGCGCGTCGCGGGCTCCTGCTACGCCCTCGTCATCACCGACCAGCAGATGCCCCGGATGACGGGGCTGGAGATGGCGGAGCAGGCGCGGGCGCTGCCCTTCACCGGGGAAATCGCCGTCTTCTCGACAAACGTGACGGAGCGGGAGCGGGAGGGCTTCGCCAGCCTCGGCGTCCACTCCATCCTGAAAAAAAATTCGACGGCTGTCTTTTCCCTGCCGGACATCGTGAAGACCGTCATGGAACGCTCCGCTCCGGCGTATCCGGTTCCCGCACATACATCACCCTGA
- a CDS encoding Fur family transcriptional regulator, with amino-acid sequence MSTQKDHERQSSPTPSPPAPSAVPAWPRPRCLRRPSRDIPPGMMARLEAACRHLRKSGLRITGARIAILKMLMRHDVPLSSEQITLALGPETCDMVTVYRTLATYLETGLVRRIFSDNGTSLWLLADRTDAACHVICKGTGAVTTLDPESAAEVHALLGKVERTLRERGFTEITHMLGFFARAPKPPA; translated from the coding sequence ATGTCCACGCAAAAAGACCATGAACGGCAGTCTTCCCCGACGCCCTCCCCTCCCGCTCCCTCCGCAGTGCCGGCCTGGCCGCGTCCCCGTTGTCTTCGTCGGCCAAGCCGGGATATTCCCCCCGGGATGATGGCGCGGCTGGAGGCAGCCTGCCGGCATCTCCGGAAATCCGGCCTTCGCATCACCGGAGCCCGCATTGCCATTCTCAAGATGCTGATGCGGCACGACGTGCCTCTCTCCAGCGAACAGATCACCCTGGCGCTGGGGCCGGAAACGTGCGACATGGTGACGGTGTACCGCACCCTGGCAACGTACCTGGAGACCGGACTGGTCAGGCGCATCTTTTCCGACAACGGCACCAGCCTCTGGCTCCTGGCGGATCGCACCGATGCCGCCTGCCATGTGATCTGCAAGGGCACTGGCGCGGTGACGACGCTCGATCCCGAATCCGCCGCCGAGGTGCATGCCCTGCTCGGGAAGGTGGAAAGGACGCTCCGGGAGCGCGGCTTTACGGAGATCACCCACATGCTCGGATTTTTCGCCCGGGCTCCGAAGCCCCCGGCCTGA
- a CDS encoding transketolase — MKLDTNLLSQAATQARGLAIDAVHKCASGHLGLPLGSAEIGATLYGALLSHNPDEPRWLNRDRFILSAGHGSMFLYTWLHLSGYDLPLEELKNFRQLHSKTPGHPEFRETPGVECTTGPLGQGIANAVGFAVSGQMAAARFNTPEHTLFDSHVIALAGDGCMQEGVALEAISFAGHQKLDNLIVIFDSNDVTLDAMANKTQSDDVAKRFKALEWDVQTIDGHDLAAVAKAVNKAKRATTGRPQLIIARTTIAKGIPEVAGTSKGHGEGGAKFADAARAGLGLPADQHFYVSEEVRAYFAAHKKRLVRNYKKWLATFDAWKAANPEKAALLATRDVQPDVNQLLEKIPAFPSDAKLATRAAGQAVLQPVSAALPLLIGGSADLYGSTLNYIASDKDFDPTNRSGRNIRFGIREHAMAAIANGLAYDGIFRPSVATFLVFADYSRPPMRLAALAKLPVLYIYTHDSVGVGEDGPTHQPVETVSGLRVIPNLDVIRPGDPEETAGAYAAALSRTDGPTLLALSRQAMPILNDTALITRRQGVERGAYILVKETTPLTHILLASGSELQHAVAAAKALGSGVRVVSVPSFERFDRQTPEYRESVLPADCRKRVAIEAGVTGLWYKYVGLDGKVIGIDRFGISAPGGTVMKELGITADAVIAAAKAL, encoded by the coding sequence ATGAAACTCGATACCAACCTCCTCTCCCAGGCAGCCACCCAGGCCCGCGGCCTCGCCATCGACGCCGTCCACAAATGCGCTTCCGGCCACCTCGGCCTCCCGCTCGGCTCCGCCGAGATCGGCGCCACCCTCTACGGCGCGCTGCTCTCCCACAATCCGGATGAACCCCGCTGGCTCAACCGCGACCGCTTCATCCTCTCCGCCGGCCACGGCTCCATGTTCCTCTACACCTGGCTGCATCTCAGCGGCTACGACCTCCCGCTCGAGGAACTGAAAAACTTCCGCCAGCTCCACAGCAAGACCCCCGGCCATCCCGAGTTCCGCGAGACGCCCGGCGTCGAATGCACCACCGGCCCCCTCGGCCAGGGCATCGCCAACGCCGTCGGCTTCGCCGTCTCCGGCCAGATGGCCGCCGCCCGCTTCAACACGCCCGAGCACACCCTCTTCGACAGCCACGTCATCGCCCTCGCCGGCGACGGCTGCATGCAGGAAGGTGTCGCCCTCGAAGCCATCTCCTTTGCCGGGCACCAGAAACTCGACAACCTCATCGTCATCTTCGACTCCAACGACGTCACCCTCGACGCCATGGCCAACAAGACCCAGAGCGACGACGTGGCCAAGCGTTTCAAGGCCCTCGAATGGGACGTGCAGACCATTGACGGCCACGACCTCGCCGCCGTCGCCAAGGCCGTCAACAAGGCCAAGCGCGCCACCACCGGCCGCCCGCAGCTCATCATCGCCCGGACCACCATTGCCAAGGGCATCCCCGAAGTCGCCGGCACCAGCAAGGGCCACGGCGAAGGCGGCGCCAAGTTTGCCGACGCCGCCCGCGCCGGCCTCGGCCTCCCCGCCGACCAGCACTTCTACGTCAGCGAGGAAGTCCGTGCGTATTTCGCCGCCCACAAGAAGCGCCTCGTCCGCAACTACAAAAAGTGGCTCGCCACCTTCGACGCCTGGAAGGCCGCCAACCCGGAAAAAGCCGCGCTCCTCGCCACCCGCGACGTGCAGCCCGACGTCAACCAGCTCCTGGAAAAGATCCCGGCCTTCCCCTCCGACGCCAAGCTCGCCACCCGCGCCGCCGGCCAGGCCGTCCTGCAACCTGTCTCCGCCGCCCTCCCCCTCCTCATCGGAGGCAGCGCCGACCTCTACGGCTCCACGCTCAACTACATCGCCAGCGACAAGGACTTCGATCCGACCAACCGCTCCGGCCGCAACATCCGGTTCGGCATCCGCGAGCACGCCATGGCCGCCATCGCCAACGGCCTCGCCTACGACGGCATCTTCCGTCCCTCGGTCGCCACGTTCCTCGTGTTTGCCGACTACTCGCGCCCCCCGATGCGCCTCGCCGCGCTGGCCAAACTCCCGGTCCTCTACATCTACACGCACGACTCCGTCGGCGTCGGCGAGGACGGCCCCACGCACCAGCCGGTCGAGACGGTTTCCGGCCTGCGCGTCATCCCGAACCTCGATGTGATCCGTCCCGGTGATCCCGAGGAAACCGCCGGCGCCTACGCCGCCGCGCTTTCCCGCACCGACGGCCCCACGCTCCTCGCGCTCTCGCGCCAGGCGATGCCCATCCTCAACGACACCGCGCTCATCACCCGCCGCCAGGGCGTGGAACGCGGCGCCTACATCCTCGTCAAGGAGACGACCCCGCTGACGCACATCCTGCTGGCCAGCGGCAGCGAACTGCAACACGCCGTCGCCGCCGCCAAGGCGCTGGGCAGCGGCGTGCGCGTGGTTTCGGTCCCCTCCTTCGAGCGTTTTGACCGCCAGACTCCGGAATACCGCGAGAGCGTGCTCCCCGCCGACTGCCGCAAGCGCGTCGCCATCGAGGCGGGCGTCACGGGGCTGTGGTACAAGTACGTCGGCCTCGACGGCAAGGTCATCGGCATCGACCGCTTCGGCATCAGCGCCCCCGGCGGCACGGTCATGAAGGAGCTCGGCATCACCGCCGACGCCGTCATCGCCGCCGCGAAAGCACTGTAA
- a CDS encoding elongation factor P (Involved in peptide bond synthesis; alters the affinity of the ribosome for aminoacyl-tRNA): MPAANDIRKGQVIKYNGEPHLVMETQHRTPGNLRAFVQVKMRNLRYGKSLDQRFNSTDTIEVLPTEKKTLEFSYADRGTYAFMDPETYETIEFSEDKVGDAKNYLTANGKVDVLYVDEQPITIDLPSSVVLKVAESADGIKGDTASNVQKPATMETGLVVQVPLFIKEGELLKISTADGSYMGRA, from the coding sequence ATGCCCGCAGCCAACGACATCCGCAAAGGCCAGGTTATCAAATACAATGGCGAGCCCCACCTCGTCATGGAAACCCAGCACCGCACGCCGGGCAATCTGCGCGCCTTCGTGCAGGTGAAGATGCGCAATCTCCGGTACGGCAAATCGCTCGACCAGCGTTTCAACTCGACCGACACCATCGAGGTGCTGCCGACCGAAAAGAAGACGCTCGAATTCAGCTACGCCGACCGCGGCACCTACGCGTTCATGGACCCGGAAACCTACGAGACGATCGAGTTTTCCGAGGACAAGGTGGGTGATGCCAAAAACTACCTGACCGCCAACGGCAAGGTGGACGTGCTCTACGTGGACGAGCAGCCGATCACGATCGACCTGCCGTCGTCGGTGGTGCTCAAGGTCGCCGAGAGCGCCGATGGCATCAAGGGAGATACCGCTTCCAACGTGCAAAAACCGGCGACGATGGAAACCGGTCTGGTCGTGCAGGTGCCGCTCTTCATCAAGGAAGGCGAGCTTCTCAAGATCAGCACGGCCGACGGTTCGTACATGGGCCGCGCCTGA
- a CDS encoding histidine kinase gives MSSDTPVPPSSVTPPDKAPPLKVVMADDHLILQGGIIAMLGQEPDMVCAGLAQNGDEALALVRRERPDVLVVDLSMPGLPVLTLLNTLRETMPAVRIVVLTMHATPFAMGEAFKAGAHAFMAKDDPFSVLISFIRRVSRGESGLHSKTLGEVIGAPKITSREREVLEGLSRGLSGKEIGDRLGISRKTMEMYRTRLLKKFNVDKATELVRVALESGVLRMTPAQHSTPPFTTGGRTGRSP, from the coding sequence ATGTCATCCGACACTCCCGTGCCACCTTCCTCCGTCACGCCTCCCGATAAAGCGCCGCCGCTAAAGGTGGTGATGGCGGACGACCATCTGATCCTCCAGGGAGGGATCATCGCGATGCTGGGCCAAGAGCCCGACATGGTGTGCGCGGGCCTGGCGCAAAACGGGGATGAAGCTCTCGCGCTGGTGCGGCGCGAGCGGCCCGATGTGCTGGTCGTCGATCTGAGCATGCCCGGGCTGCCCGTGCTCACCCTGCTCAACACCCTGCGGGAGACGATGCCGGCGGTGCGCATCGTCGTCCTCACCATGCACGCCACGCCCTTCGCCATGGGCGAGGCGTTCAAGGCGGGAGCCCATGCCTTCATGGCCAAGGACGATCCGTTCAGCGTGCTCATATCTTTCATCCGGCGCGTGTCGCGGGGCGAGTCGGGCCTGCACAGCAAGACGCTGGGCGAGGTCATCGGCGCACCGAAGATCACATCCCGGGAGCGCGAGGTGCTCGAAGGCCTCTCCCGGGGGCTGTCGGGGAAGGAAATCGGCGACCGCCTCGGGATCAGCCGCAAGACCATGGAGATGTACCGCACCCGGCTGCTGAAGAAGTTCAACGTGGACAAGGCCACGGAACTGGTGCGCGTAGCCCTCGAATCCGGTGTGCTGCGAATGACTCCGGCACAGCACTCGACCCCGCCCTTCACCACCGGCGGACGGACCGGACGCTCCCCATGA
- a CDS encoding 50S ribosomal protein L19, producing the protein MNPIIKEITSAQVKTDIPPFKVGDGVRVATKVREGDKERIQNFSGVVIARKGHGIHETFTVRRISYGEGVERVFPVNSPNIAGITVETVSQTMRARLYYLRQRTGKAAMAVKAEKRAAVAK; encoded by the coding sequence ATGAATCCGATCATCAAAGAGATCACCAGCGCCCAGGTGAAAACCGACATTCCGCCCTTCAAGGTCGGCGATGGCGTGCGTGTCGCCACCAAAGTCCGCGAGGGTGACAAGGAACGTATCCAGAATTTCTCCGGCGTCGTCATCGCCCGCAAGGGTCATGGCATCCACGAGACGTTCACCGTCCGCCGCATCAGCTACGGCGAAGGCGTCGAGCGCGTGTTCCCGGTCAACTCTCCCAACATCGCCGGCATCACCGTGGAGACGGTTTCGCAGACCATGCGCGCCCGCCTCTACTACCTGCGCCAGCGCACCGGCAAGGCCGCCATGGCCGTCAAGGCCGAGAAACGCGCCGCCGTCGCCAAATAA
- a CDS encoding 30S ribosomal protein S16: MALKIRLSRIGATHNPVYHVVVAEARSRRDGAAVELLGTYNPRAAKDALTLNVERADHWISKGAKPTDTALSLIKKARKAAAPVAA, encoded by the coding sequence ATGGCTCTCAAAATCCGTCTTTCCCGCATTGGCGCCACTCATAACCCGGTTTACCACGTCGTGGTGGCCGAGGCCCGTTCCCGTCGTGATGGCGCCGCCGTCGAGCTTCTCGGCACCTACAATCCCCGCGCCGCCAAGGATGCCCTCACGCTCAACGTCGAACGCGCCGATCACTGGATCAGCAAGGGCGCCAAGCCCACCGACACCGCGCTTTCCCTCATCAAGAAAGCCCGCAAGGCCGCCGCTCCCGTCGCCGCCTGA
- a CDS encoding transposase ISSod13, producing MTLTMNTRQQEPEQDSTKTATGRADWRKQVTELVQPKQSKLRPVPVEPEATALLLYLAEIRTDASICSLRKEMESRTGRRLSRCTVVNLLQKHGVVLGNQAGGLSSLEQKIVKGDPVSPGQRTQAFRMNPALSEHRGPGEGISPGDVLAQSIFPLLPGRPDEQGKWQVCAVVDTWGMVAFVDLQPNATQDGAVDLLHYHVLPWYEEQGARVRCLETSRATLFAGDAREHVYEVYLNLHGIAHRLRGRLLPTVNGYMARFKQVLTNRFLFPLRKSMEGCVPPSFGTVRTQLILWVRHYNETHPLPGYRNENRPPLTFWRQHRG from the coding sequence ATGACCTTGACAATGAATACACGACAACAGGAACCCGAACAGGATTCCACGAAAACAGCCACCGGAAGAGCAGACTGGCGAAAGCAGGTGACAGAGCTGGTCCAGCCGAAACAATCGAAGCTCAGGCCGGTGCCGGTCGAGCCGGAGGCGACCGCGCTGCTGCTGTATCTGGCCGAAATCCGGACCGATGCGAGCATCTGCTCCCTGCGGAAGGAAATGGAGTCCAGGACGGGGCGGCGGCTGTCACGGTGTACCGTGGTCAATCTCCTGCAAAAGCACGGAGTGGTGCTCGGGAATCAGGCGGGGGGCCTGTCGTCGCTGGAACAAAAGATTGTGAAAGGCGACCCTGTAAGCCCCGGCCAGAGGACGCAGGCCTTCAGGATGAACCCCGCGTTGAGCGAGCATCGGGGACCGGGCGAGGGAATCTCGCCGGGGGATGTGCTGGCCCAGTCAATCTTTCCGCTGTTGCCAGGCAGGCCGGACGAACAGGGCAAGTGGCAAGTGTGTGCCGTCGTGGATACATGGGGCATGGTGGCGTTTGTCGATTTGCAGCCCAATGCCACCCAGGACGGCGCGGTGGATCTGCTCCATTATCATGTGCTGCCGTGGTATGAGGAACAGGGGGCGCGGGTGCGCTGCCTGGAGACGAGCCGGGCAACCCTTTTTGCCGGAGACGCCAGAGAGCATGTTTACGAGGTTTATCTCAACCTGCACGGGATCGCGCACCGGCTGCGGGGACGCCTCCTGCCCACGGTGAACGGCTACATGGCACGGTTCAAGCAGGTGCTCACGAACAGATTTTTGTTCCCGCTTCGAAAAAGCATGGAAGGGTGCGTACCGCCTTCCTTCGGGACGGTGCGCACGCAGTTGATCCTGTGGGTGCGGCACTACAACGAGACGCATCCGTTGCCCGGATACCGAAACGAGAATCGCCCGCCGCTGACGTTCTGGCGCCAGCACCGGGGCTAG